A single Thermaerobacter sp. FW80 DNA region contains:
- a CDS encoding ABC transporter ATP-binding protein — MGISLTKNGGQGVAIRLTEVHKAIEGRPILKGVNLEVSYGEIVAIIGPNGSGKSLLLRIVSGLAYADEGEVVTGGQVIKAGLLGPLPEVGLMIEAPGFLPYLSGRDNLRLLATLRGRVGEAAIEAAMRAVGLDPRDRRPVRAYSMGMRQRLGIAQAIMEEPKILLLDEPTNGLDPEFTEEFLEMLRQRREYGVAILLTSHELHEVAAIASRTLRLVDGRLADGGLK, encoded by the coding sequence GTGGGGATATCATTGACTAAGAATGGGGGACAAGGCGTAGCTATTCGGCTCACTGAGGTACATAAGGCAATTGAGGGACGACCGATCTTAAAAGGTGTAAACCTTGAGGTGTCGTATGGGGAGATTGTTGCTATTATCGGGCCTAATGGGTCAGGCAAATCGTTGTTGTTGCGGATCGTTAGCGGCTTGGCATACGCTGATGAGGGCGAAGTGGTCACAGGTGGCCAGGTGATTAAGGCGGGTCTGCTTGGGCCGCTTCCGGAAGTTGGACTCATGATAGAGGCGCCGGGGTTCTTACCGTACTTGTCGGGAAGGGACAACTTACGCTTACTGGCGACATTACGCGGACGGGTGGGCGAGGCGGCCATTGAAGCCGCCATGCGCGCAGTGGGGCTAGATCCGCGCGACCGCCGGCCGGTCAGGGCTTATTCAATGGGCATGCGGCAACGTCTCGGCATCGCCCAGGCCATTATGGAAGAGCCAAAGATCTTGTTGTTGGATGAACCAACGAACGGGCTTGATCCAGAATTTACAGAGGAGTTCTTAGAGATGCTTCGCCAAAGGCGCGAGTACGGTGTGGCAATTCTCTTGACTTCGCACGAACTGCATGAGGTGGCGGCAATCGCATCGCGGACTCTAAGACTAGTGGATGGCCGGCTAGCGGATGGGGGTCTGAAGTGA